From a region of the Dunckerocampus dactyliophorus isolate RoL2022-P2 chromosome 20, RoL_Ddac_1.1, whole genome shotgun sequence genome:
- the zgc:63863 gene encoding TBC1 domain family member 20 isoform X6 produces the protein MKKLKRKKHNSVGVGVNGPVERGKSTNCLASKQDVNCGRKQKLAEIHQALSSDPVDIETLRRAAASKGGLLTDELRRKVWPKLLNINVYELPYKPGRDGQENHKDYNQVVMDVRRSMKRFPKGMLSSERAVLQEQLIGIILEVLRCNPQLNYYQGYHDMAVTLLLVVGERMTIAMLHTLSKYHLRDFMDPTMDSTKHILNYLMPLLEEVDKELHDFMIRAEVGTIFALSWLITWYGHVLSEFKQTLRLYDFFLASHPMMPIYLAATIVLHREKEVKQTECDMAMVHLLLSHIPQDLPYELIIGQSQELFDRFPPSLLARRAELRSRKSQSMSTFKTFQLSTLHQRPDSVLQRLTMSSRRAPIRPTHPNCHLPTFLLLPTLVLCS, from the exons ATGAAAAAGCTCAAACGGAAGAAACATAATAGCGTAGGAGTTGGGGTAAATGGACCTGTCGAGAGAGGAAAGTCAACCAACTGTTTAGCTAGCAAGCAAG ATGTcaactgtgggaggaaacagaaGTTGGCTGAGATCCATCAGGCTTTGAGCAG TGATCCGGTGGACATTGAGACCCTTAGGAGGGCCGCTGCCAGTAAAGGGGGACTGCTCACAGATGAATTGCGGAGAAAAGTGTGGCCCAAACTACTTAACATCAATGTATATGAACTACCATATAAGCCTG GAAGAGATGGACAGGAGAACCATAAGGACTACAACCAGGTCGTCATGGATGTCAGGAGATCCATGAAACGCTTCCCTAAAG GTATGCTGTCTTCAGAAAGAGCCGTTCTGCAAGAACAGCTCATTGGCATCATACTGGAGGTTTTAAGATGCAACCCGCAGCTCAACTACTACCAGGGCTACCACGACATGGCCGTCACGCTGCTGCTGGTCGTCGGGGAGCGGATGACTATCGCAATGCTGCACACCTTATCCAAATATCACCTCAG GGATTTCATGGATCCTACAATGGACAGCAccaaacatattttaaattacCTGATGCCATTATTGGAAGAAGTGGACAAAGagcttcatgacttcatgatcAG AGCGGAGGTGGGGACCATCTTTGCGCTGTCCTGGCTCATCACCTGGTATGGACATGTCCTCTCAGAGTTCAAACAGACGCTGAGGCTCTACGACTTCTTCTTGGCCTCTCACCCCATGATGCCCATTTACCTCGCTGCTACG ATTGTGTTGCACAGGGAGAAGGAGGTGAAGCAGACTGAATGTGACATGGCCATGGTGCACCTCCTCCTCTCTCACATCCCCCAGGACCTCCCTTATGAGCTCATCATCGGCCAGTCGCAGGAGCTGTTCGACCGCTTCCCTCCCTCCTTGCTGGCCAGGAGGGCGGAGCTGCGATCTCGTAAAAG CCAGTCCATGAGTACCTTCAAGACGTTTCAACTCTCGACGCTTCACCAGAGACCGGACTCTGTACTCCAGCGCCTCACCATGTCCTCCAGACGAg CCCCCATCCGACCGACCCACCCCAATTGTCATTTACcaaccttcctcctcctccccaccCTTGTTCTGTGCTCGTAG